A single region of the Lotus japonicus ecotype B-129 chromosome 4, LjGifu_v1.2 genome encodes:
- the LOC130711968 gene encoding uncharacterized protein LOC130711968 — MAFEMPLDQIKQLQILLREKASLSWYQPEKEGNLALPKLPSVAETVSKLDPSPPNLRCKNCNGRLLRGLQSFMCVFCGTNPHEDLPPDLIKFKNSIGYRWLLESLHLDGSEMVAPTLDENALNRGRSESKDEIPLSELLDLEIRWPSEAERTLSNNSDSTASPGKSSLNLAGVDLDSFFDRRDSDSDISEQKLTSRIEVGAASDNTLKANKNLSQAWEAATGSTEDQSGDSFSGWEADFKSASSGPVHEGSQSDHSKVESHSVSGNWDGSVGVKKNNDINPSASTKNDGYQGDEWRTSNSELHNQSGKSESGMNLNQTKLPETANGSSTRNFDWMQDDQWEGNDNKTPDTVGNNEADDSFDTWNDFTGSVSTRDPSSIVSAELNDTKATESATSSFNRDLDWVQDNNNNAIDNISTNEAADSFDAWNDFTGSANAQYSSTSVSISEITGQTGILGFTKDPNDTKTAESATGSSSNFDWMRDETWKGSNNKGIGIVTSNESIDSFDAWNDFTGSAISQNPSSSVSNYQITGQAVKSEISPDLNDTKTGNGADASSAKSFDWMEDGQWQFSVNKATDTVTTNDIADSFDVWNGFTSWTSTQDPSDNIYEQTESQTSAEKRSETDLFSSSNNLHDMDFSGFSQHDLLFGQFDNPLTSLPATNVQPAAASSNRVADLDSTRVNSGDVSSAEVGSKDVEMLMSQMHDLSFMLESNFSALPK, encoded by the exons ATGGCATTCGAGATGCCCCTGGATCAGATAAAGCAATTACAGATCCTTCTCCGTGAAAAGGCCAGTCTCTCATGGTACCAGCCGGAGAAAGAGGGCAATCTCGCGCTCCCGAAGCTACCTTCCGTCGCAGAAACCGTATCGAAGCTTGATCCCTCGCCGCCGAACCTTCGCTGCAAGAATTGCAATGGCAGGCTCCTCCGTGGCTTGCAGTCCTTTATGTGCGTCTTTTGCGGCACAAATCCTCACGAAGATCTTCCTCCTGATCTCATCAAATTCAAAAACTCAATCGGCTATCGATGGTTACTCGAGTCACTTCACCTCGATGGATCG GAGATGGTTGCACCAACGTTGGATGAAAATGCATTAAACAGAGGGAGGAGTGAATCAAAAGATGAGATTCCCTTATCTGAACTACTAGATTTAGAAATTAGATGGCCCTCTGAGGCTGAGAGAACACTGTCGAATAATTCAGATTCAACAGCATCTCCGGGGAAGAGTTCATTGAATTTAGCCGGTGTGGACCTTGATAGTTTTTTTGATCGGAGGGACTCTGACTCGGATATTTCTGAACAGAAGTTGACCTCTAGAATAGAAGTGGGTGCTGCTTCAGATAATACATTAAAGGCTAATAAGAATCTCAGTCAAGCTTGGGAAGCTGCTACAGGGTCTACAGAAGATCAGAGTGGTGATTCCTTTTCAGGTTGGGAGGCCGACTTTAAGTCTGCTAGTTCTGGTCCTGTTCATGAAGGGTCTCAGTCAGATCATTCTAAAGTTGAATCTCATTCAGTATCTGGAAACTGGGATGGTTCTGTTGGTGTAAAGAAGAACAATGATATCAATCCCTCAGCATCCACTAAAAATGATGGGTATCAGGGTGATGAATGGAGAACTTCAAACTCTGAGTTACATAACCAGTCTGGAAAATCAGAATCAGGCATGAATCTTAATCAGACAAAACTGCCAGAAACTGCTAATGGTTCTTCTACTAGAAATTTCGACTGGATGCAAGATGACCAATGGGAAGGGAATGATAACAAGACACCTGACACAGTTGGTAATAATGAAGCAGATGATTCATTTGATACATGGAATGATTTTACTGGCTCAGTTAGTACACGAGATCCTTCTAGTATTGTTTCTGCTGAACTAAATGATACAAAAGCAACAGAGAGTGCTACTAGTTCTTTTAACAGGGATCTTGACTGGGTGCAAGATAACAATAACAATGCAATTGATAACATCAGTACTAATGAAGCTGCTGATTCATTTGATGCATGGAATGATTTCACTGGTTCAGCCAATGCACAATATTCTTCCACTAGTGTTTCCATCTCTGAGATAACTGGCCAGACTGGGATCCTTGGATTTACGAAAGATCCTAATGATACAAAAACAGCAGAAAGTGCTACTGGTTCATCTAGTAATTTTGACTGGATGCGAGATGAGACCTGGAAAGGAAGCAATAACAAGGGAATTGGTATTGTAACTTCCAATGAAAGTATTGATTCATTTGATGCTTGGAATGATTTTACGGGCTCAGCCATTTCACAAAATCCTTCCAGTAGTGTTTCCAACTATCAGATAACTGGTCAGGCTGTGAAGTCCGAAATTAGTCCTGATCTTAATGATACAAAAACGGGAAACGGTGCTGATGCTTCTTCAGCTAAAAGTTTCGACTGGATGGAAGACGGCCAATGGCAATTTAGCGTGAACAAAGCAACTGATACCGTGACTACCAATGATATTGCTGATTCCTTTGATGTTTGGAATGGCTTTACTAGCTGGACCAGTACACAAGATCCTTCTGACAATATTTATGAACAAACTGAAAGTCAAACTTCTGCTGAAAAGAGATCTGAAACAGATTTATTCAGCTCATCAAACAACTTGCATGATATGGATTTCAGCGGGTTTTCACAGCATGATTTACTTTTTGGGCAGTTTGATAATCCATTGACATCACTTCCCGCAACCAATGTAcagcctgctgctgcttcttcaaACAG GGTGGCTGATTTGGATAGCACAAGAGTAAACTCGGGAGATGTTTCCTCTGCAGAAGTAGGGTCAAAAGATGTAGAGATGTTGATGTCACAGATGCATGATCTCTCCTTTATGCTTGAGAGCAATTTTTCAGCTCTCCCAAAATAA